Below is a window of Solanum stenotomum isolate F172 chromosome 7, ASM1918654v1, whole genome shotgun sequence DNA.
GTTGGTGATTTAGCCCAGGATCGTCTTCTCTAAAGGACTAGAATACAGTGAGACAGTAGCTTCCATGAGTAGACCTATGTTTTCTAATGTCAGATTTCATTGTATGGCCAATCTTTTACCAGAATTTGTGGGATAAGACTTtgctttatataaaaaaattcagttTATTCATCTTTTTGTATCCTTTATACTACTATGGCCTATACTTTGCTGTTTTCTTAAGTTCCTTGGATGTAAAAATCACTACTATAGGTCTTTGATGAAAAGAGTTTTTATCCAAATTTTTTTAGGAACATCCGTAATGACTTACTGAGTGATATCCATGGCATCTATAGGATCCACGCCACTCCTTATATGGTTTAGGGGTTACAAAATAAGAATTagaattttctcatttttttctttgttatataatccatgaattttcaaaatatgaccaacatgatttttttatccaaaatttTAAGGGACCATCTGTAATGACTTAGTGAACGATCCACTCATaagaatataattcttttagcaattttttgtatgtattcCATTAAGTTTTGGGAATATAACTGACAAGATTTTtttgacccaattttttttaagaatcattTGTAATGACCTAGTGAACAATATCTATAAAATCTATAAGATCCACCCACTTCTTTAAGTATTTAGATGTCACAAAACATGAATTAAGGAATTTCTCAATATCCATGTGAATTAATTAGTCCATGAATTTCTAGAAATTGGACCGGTCAAATTTTTTTGAACCAAAATTTAAAGAACCATCCATAATAACCTAGTGAACGATACCCATAGCCTCCACAAAATCCGCACCACCTTTTTTCATCATGTAGCTGTCGTGAAACATGAACTCATGATTTTCTCaagttttcatgtgtattagttcatgaatttttGGGAAATAGACTAATTAGATTTTTGAACCAAATTTTTTCTTAGACCGTGCGTTAATGACCTAGAAAACGATACCCATAGCCTCTTTATGATCGGCACCACTTTTTTTAGCGTTTACGGATCACAAAACATAACTTTGAAATAGACCGTCTTGTAAAACAAACTAATGAACCTCCTCAGTAAATTTGCCTCAATTTTAGCcatttgtattgtattgtatctgTGTTGGGTACTATAAAGTACGAATAATGATGTAACATGATTATCTCCCTGATTTATGCCAGGAAGAATCTGCCATATCATTGTAAGAATCTCATATCTACTCCCACGTTAATCTTCACGGGGAAAATACGCTTGACGAACTAGCTTTTGGAGTTGAATTAAGCTCAAAATTGTGCATCTTCTCTACATTACTATTTCACCGGAATCAGTTTCTTCTACACCAAAACTTCTCATGTGATCCACCAAAACATCCACCAAACTAGCAATCGATTTAATATGTCCCATCGATATATCTTCAGCAGTAAATTGAAACACTTGATTGCTTATCTCGATCCAACTATAACCAGGATCCCGTTTAAGTCCATTGTCTTTCATCAACTTCTGCATTCTAGCTGCCTGATCCCAGTATCCTAAACGAGCGTATAAATTTATCAGCTGCAGATGGGTAGACGTGGACCATGGTTCCAGTGCAAGCCTATTCTCTGCAGCCTCAATCCCCAACCGAAAGTTCCCCTGAAGCCTACACGACATAAGCAAGGAACCCCAGATAACACCATTTGGTCGAATTGGCATCTTCTTGATAAACTCACGAGCCTCTTCTAATAAACGTGCTCGTCCAAGAAGATCCACGATACATGAATAATGATCTACCTCAGGCTTCACACCATAATCAACCATCGAGTTAAAGTAAGACATGCCTTCTTTAACAAAACCAGCATGACGGCAAGAAGACAACACCCCAAGGAAAGTAATGGAATCAGGCCTCACTTCTTGCTTCTTCATATCCTCAAAAAGTTCAATAGCTTGAATAGCATGTCCTTGCTGTCCATATCCACAGATCATCGAGTTCCACGACACCAAATCTTTACTCTTCGTATTATCAAAAATGCACATAGCATCCTTTACTTCCCCACATTTACTATACATTGATAAAATCGCATTTGCAACTTGTACATAGGACTCAAAACCCATAACAATTATCTGGCAGTGAATACTTCTTCCATGACCAAAACATCCACTACCCATACACACGCTCAACAAGCTCGTAAACACGAATTCATTAACCTTCAACCCCAACCCCATCATACCCTTATACAGCTTCAAGCACATACCCAACTCATTCTCCTTCGCAAAACCATTTAACATAGCACTCCAAGACACAACATTTCTCACAGACATTTCATCAAACACTTGGTACGCATCTACAATTCCtccaaaattattataaaaagtgaTCAAAGAACTACTAATATACACATTGGATAAAAACCCATTAACAATCACCAAACAATGAACTTGAATCCCTACATTAAAAACTCTTTTCGATGCACACAAACTCATAGCATTCGATACTAAACTAACCCCAATTTTACACCCTTCTTTATGAAATCTAAATAACAATGAGACTGAATCTTCTTCCTTTGAATACGAAAAAGAGTTATCTTTATCCAATGGGTGTTTACAATTTTGCACAGAACCTGTTTGAAGAAAGTCCTCAATGAGTTTAACACAGTTTTGGTGATTCTTGATCACATTTTGCTTTGGAGCTAAGATATCAAGAAATCTCTGGCCCTTCAATGGCCTCTTTATCTTTGTGAGTGGCAAATTTTTTCTCATACCATAACGAAAAAGGAGATTATTCATTTCTTCTTATTCCGAACTTAATTAGAAAGTCATATTTTGACCCATATGTTTTCGAATACCGCTAATAACCAACGAATgacaagtgtttttttttttttttaactgtgGATTTTAATGGGAACTTAATAAGTCGATCCACCTATAGATTAGTGGAGttgtttctgtttttttttgttgttgttgaatcttTTTCGCCGCTGATTGCCTCAGTAGGTAATTTGATAAGCCAAATTATTACTTTTCGTGTTTCAGAATACGATGAACCAACATGTTAACTAATTGATAACTATAAATTGAGTCgtatttatttagaaaattattagtttcatctttGAACCTTAAAAACCTTCTCGACTTTCTTTGGCGCTAAAGACTATTCTTTTGGACGAGAAGAGTGAATCTCAATCCAGAGTGAGAAGCCAATAGGAAGCTTGTTATTGGGACGACACCTATGTACTTGATTAATTGAACTTAAAACACCCTCAATTTTGTAATATGAGTAAAATACACTTCTAAATTCTCGCCATGTTTAGAGGTGTTTTCAACACTTATCTCGATTTATTATTAAGAGCCTCATGCTTCTAAAGACTTTGAGATCACTTGCTTTGTTATGTGGTAGATTTGGAATGTATCTAGGTTTAGTTAGTAAAGTAAATAGATGTTTTGAGATTGTCAATAGTTTAAggacgaaactaataatttaaaccaaatgctaagtgttttcaatacttctctcaagTTTATTTTAGTGTTAACCTTTAGTGacatttctttcatattttatggagaaaaaattattattttttaactaaacaTATCAactgtttattttttgttttaacatTTTATTGAAACACATAATTGTTAATTCATAAATTGAATGCCAACATTTTAAAAACGTTTTCAGCGTTTGATACTTCAAAGCTACCCAAAAAATGTTGACTAAAATTGCTACATTAATATTTAATGGTACAATTTTTGGAATAGTAAATAATAAAGTCAATTAGCTACAGCACACCTATTCTAAAAGACTAAAAAACTTTGGACCATTAAATTTGAAGTCCACATACTTAAATTATTCTTGGCCTTATTAatgtttttattgtattttcttgatAATACTTTTATTGCTTGTCCAATTTATTTGAATGACTATGGTATGATGAACTATTaagataatttaatattaatataaatactcaATTTGAATGTTCATTTTATAAAGAAGAATAAGCTCAACTTACGAGCTTAAAAATCgaaaatataaatatccaaatcgattaatttaaaatttaattgatgGAATGGAATGAATACTACAATATAGGTAAAGTACGAGAACTTTGGACTTCTTATATGACTTAAACAATCATTCTccctttgaattatcttttggGATATGAGTTACGTCCAAggtttaatttgatatgatattAGAGTAGGACTCGATCCTATGTGGGCCTCCGGAATCCCGACAATAACAGGAGGTAAAAATACCTCCAATTCATGAACATGCACACACCAGATAGGATAGAGATGAAAAAAATATCTGAATTTGGACGTGAGGGGAATGATGAATAAAATGAATCCCACATCGGTAAAGGACGTACGAGACCTTTGAACTGCGTATAcgacttggacaatcctcctctTTTTGGTTCAAAACTATCCGAAACGCCCACCCCTACCTGCTCGCACGGTCTCGTTTAACCCTAtttacatcattttttaattatttttttttcatgtatatcAACAAATTGAACAAAGAAATATCAATTAAATCCATCACACCTATCCTAACACTAACATATATATGGACCATAAATTTGATGTCATTTAGCTCGAGCACACCTATTCTAAAAAACCTTGGGCGTTTGGACcactaattaatttgaatttccATTGCTTAATCTTAATTAGTCTTGTTTagccttatcttgataacaTGACTTTCACACATGCCAATCAAAATTCCACAATGTttaaaatttcaacatttttcacaGTTTTGGTTTAAATTTAACGATCAAACTTTGGTAAGTATATGATTGAGACCAAAAAATGCTCACTTTTTGGTGAACTTAAAAGATCAAAAGCGTTCAGTTTTAGTAAATTTAAAGGACTAAATCTGGTTTGGTGATACTTAAGAGGACTCTTTTGAACCTAATACAAAAGATAATGGGACCATTTTTGTCACTTATATTCTCTAACTAGAACTCTTCCCTTCTCCTTCAAGAAAATTGGATGTTCATTTGGCATGTTGGGGGTGTGCAAAAAATCGAAttgaaaaaagtgttattgggttattggattATCgggtttttaatgattttataaaaaaacttattgggttatcggttcggTATTGGTTTTTAATATTGGATTATTGGGTAAatcgataacccattaagactaGTAATTTACTACTATTACTTgttcataaatattatatattaataacaATATCTTACTAGTTACGTGTCTTTGTCTTTAGCCTTCAACTCACACTTCACATTGACTTTGAATTCACAACTTCACATTATACTAAACGTTAAAATCTAAAGTAAGAACTTTcttcctcttaatttctctttgtgttacacttgtatagttcttttcatatttgctattattatttctattttatgagcatttgtaaatttatattattgtgttgtcgcatcaaatttattagaaaagtcatatatttgttttataagtattttcttattggttaaacgaAAACCGAATCGTTAAGGACCAaaactgataaaaaaatattttattggtttggttattagtttaacatatttaaaaaccgaaaaccaataaaccaaaccgataatacataaaaccgtaccgaaccgaccgatgcacaCGCTACTAAAAGTTTTCTATAAAATCCAAaacaaaatgtttttttttcatcacCATTAACTTGGGGCGTCCTTAGCTTTAACTTAACATTTTTAAGTCAACCTTCTTAtaatcaactttgaattttctTCACACATGCGAAACAAAAATCCACTATGcttacttgtatatatatatatctactaATCTCACATTCATAATCGCAATAACTTGACTTTTTTATCTCTCCACTAGACCTAAAACTCAATGGGGTTGTTCGAAAACACATTGTTCCTCATTTGTTTCATGATATTAGCCATATTTCACTCTTGTGACGCCCAAAATTCACCCCAAGACTATCTTGCGGTTCACAACAATGCTCGTGCTCAAGTCGGGGTTGGGCCTATGTCTTGGGATGACGCCTTGGCAACCAAAGCACAAAAGTACGCCGACTCAAGAAGGGGTGATTGCAACTTGATTCATTCTGGTTCAGGGGAgaaccttgccaagggtagtgGCGACTTCACAGGGAGGAGTGCCTCAGAATTGTGGGTGGCGGAGAAGCCAAACTACAACTATGATACCAACAAATGTGCTAGTGGGAAAGTGTGCGGACACTATACTCAAGTAGTATGGCGTACCTCAGTTCGACTAGGTTGTGGTCGGGCTCGTTGCAACAACGGATGGTGGTTCATTTGTTGCAACTATGTTCCTTCAGGAAACATCGTCGGACGACGTCCTTACTAAAAGTATGTTTACTTATGACATGTTGTATGTATTATTAGTTAATAAAATTCCCCACCTTATATGTCAAGGGGTTTAAGGGATTAAATGGACTtgcataattattattttccctTGATATTACTAGTATGAATAATACCATGCCCATCAGAGTTGGTGAAGGCTTATAACACTACAGTAAAACAGACAAATAGTggcaataaattttatttttagtattattattctctcaaaaatatttaaccGTAGTTTGAGTTAATGTCATTGCATTGATCATAGTCACTCAAGGTTTTAGTggtgatataaaaaaaagaaaactcgAGTAGTTGGGCAGGTAAACCTTATACGTTGAATAATTATAGTGGAACTAAAGGACATGATTTCTctgaaaagaattttttttaatggtaaTAATATAATCGTAgcgataataataaatataaatatttataattaatactctatataaatattgctaaaaaatttaacaattcTAAATATAATGACATTATTAACTCAATTACCATTAAATATTCTTATAAAATTTGTTGTCACTACTCGCTACTAAATATCTCTTTTGTCACGGTGACGTGAATTCTTCTCCTTATCTTATCAAATTGGAGGGGTAATTACGAAGTCGTTGAACAGCGTGTAAATATTTGCAAAGAAAATTATGAGAACTTCGagattcagtttttttttccttaaaaaatttaactacaagaatttaatattaaaaaccccaaattagtcaaattaactatTTTAACATTAATATAAATAGATTTAAAGAATAACTCGATACTAGCAAgacaaaaatagaaagaaagatTAAATGTAATAAAGTGAGTTAAAATTTAACAGGTTAAAATTAATATTCTTGAGCTTTGTTGTCCCACTTTATTTTTCATCCTGTAATCTTTATGTATACGTTACTTCTTTGATATTTGAGTCCGAAGccaaaaagatcatttttttgctttaaaaaaCGAAAACggcacatcaaaaaaaaattcgccCCTGACGGAGTGATTTTCTTTTGACAAAAATTAACATCGTTccattaaaagaaataaaaatcgctACTGTCTAAAAAAAATCAGTATTTCtttaaaatcgctgctatagcagcgtttttattaaaaataataattaaaagtaaaatcgttgcaattaaaaaaaaacataaagaacaagttttaaattacataaatttccgGTGGcaaccattttaaaaaaacaagttttttaaagaaaaaattattgccGAGGCagtgattttcatttttaattttcattaaaatggTTGAGAGggttaagatttaaaaaaaaaagctttttatGAAAATCGCTGCcttcagtttttattttatttatttaaattcgCTGCAAGggtaggattttttttttttaaaaaaattcttaaacaaaatcgcTGTTGTAGCagcaatttaactttaaaatccttttttttttatttcttaaacaaaattgtTGCTATAGAgcgattttacttttatttttatttttatttttatatagaaaacttaaagaaaaaaagaaaaaatatttttttgagaaaatcgttgcgatttttatttcttttaacggAACGGCGTCAATTTTTGTTAGAACAAAATCGCTCCGTCAGGAGggtttttgcccttttggttaaaaaaataattgatgtaccatttttgttttttgcagaaaaatagttgtccttttggctccggactcAATTTTATCTCCACTAGCCTTTTTAACCAAACGTTGAATTGTTTATTCTTTGTTTtaactaggggtgtacatggtcgggttggttcgggtttttaaaatatcaaaccaaaccatttgtgtcggatttttaaatttataaaccaaaccaaatcaataaaactcaggttaacctcggatttttttcggattttttcggtaaagtattcatacaaacatataatttacttgtacttcaaatatttctttagtcgtaccaaaatacaactagctatggtgtttcttaagaaaataacacaaaatatgatatgattaatgacactaaaatatccaacaaaaaaataaataatgaaatcacgtaaaacaaatattgcaaataaacaagtcataatgaaaatgatcataatttaaaagtattaaatcatgctaaaataagtttaataagtattagttacatgactaactAGTAAAGggaattaaaattagattatgtattttaattgtctaaaccaatgtaaaactaaagaacaatattcaatattattgtcattcttagtgttgaattgatttttttttttgcattagtattaatttggttttgatttaagctttattataattaccaacatatgtggactataatctttattgaaccatttagaattctaagtttcaaacttgaaataatatattaaaagataaaaactatgaaaaagtataagaaatatttaagaattatatcaaagtaaataatttttatatgtataaaataaaattttaaaattatatatataatgtcgggttggtttggtctcgagTTGGTTTcatttagttaaaaccaaaccaacccgaatATAGTCATTtgttttttcaataccaaactactagtcggattttttttccGATTCgactcgatttgcggtttgattcgattttcagttcggttttgtacacccctagtttTAACACTACTATCTAAACATATACTAGTATTTATTCGTAACTTCAACTTCAATATATACTTATAAAGagaaactttcacatatagcaaacataaaaatcatagttgtatgttatagctatagtttgcataattgtgctccatagtaaattttatgtttgctatggagctttagatttgtataattcgctagaaacatccaattttatacaaattgttcagttttgtataaattcatttatacattgtaatttgtataataaaatctgtatttgtataattataagtgtataagacgaaaatatatgtatttatttttgtatatacacttttctctcgctttatactaacacaaacgcattttatacattttataccgaatcagatggcaaaaaatgggatgtttactgcgaattacaattaaaataaacaatggctataacatttaattcgaaataataatttgctatttcatacaattttttcaGTTTTAGCTTGATGCTTCATATTACTTAATTAGATTCAGCTAATCCAAAAATGTAAATTCTCATTCGAAGTTGCCTAGATATTGTGAGGCAATTAATTTCAACACAAAGGaccaactattttttttctgatttattAAGTGTCAATCAtgatcagttttttttttcttttttgttttcattctaTCCAAATTGCTTCATTGACTAACAAATACttagtttctctctctcatgGAATAATTTTATCCTGATAGATTCTCGTTAGGGTGGCTCAATAATATTGATGGcccaaaattaatttttcatgaaatattttaaaagtgaaaattgGATTTCATCCTCGATCTCTTGACCTGCGCGGTCTTGAATTTGAGTccatgaaataaaattaaatattgctAGAGAGAGCTTTAcctttaggggtcgtttggtgtgatggaTAAGAGGAGTTAATTCCGAGATAAATTTTAAGTAGTTTTTAATCCCTTGTTTGATTGCAAAGTTTGGAATAACCTATCCtatgattaataattagtactgggataagttatccctcccaTTTGGTGGTATAGTAATCTCGGGAATTGATAACTTATCCcgaaataaaatacataatgaCAAATATATCCCGTTAAACTCTATTTATACCTCACTTTTCACATTCATGTATAACTATTTTTGAATGTCTTCAACCTCCTTAAACTTAAATAATTCTTTTACAAAAAACtcatcactaaaaaaaattatgtaatacaaaatttattataaatttgtttttcaCTAAACAAAAAGATTAGCACATGCCCTCCCGATTCCCCCACCCTCCCtacattattttaaatatcatgtataataatattctctactccttatttttatgataatttttaatatttttctattaaaaaattacactatataaacttaaaatgaatattctatttttaagctaaataatttttttttataaatacataCAATTTCATCGTGGGAATGCacttacaaaaatatttgagctaaataagatgaaagttttatttttaaaagtgaaTAATTAAAGCTtgcaaagaaaatataaaaaactaaataaagtgaAGGGTAATTTGGTATACAAACaacttgttcttaaaatttatgcaaTGCATATTATTATGAATACAAccaaccaaacactcaataagaaataatctcaTCATACCTTATCACATCATAACTAATTTTAGCATAACTTATCTCATTATTATTAGTTCCATCATAACT
It encodes the following:
- the LOC125871859 gene encoding pentatricopeptide repeat-containing protein At2g37320-like, whose product is MNNLLFRYGMRKNLPLTKIKRPLKGQRFLDILAPKQNVIKNHQNCVKLIEDFLQTGSVQNCKHPLDKDNSFSYSKEEDSVSLLFRFHKEGCKIGVSLVSNAMSLCASKRVFNVGIQVHCLVIVNGFLSNVYISSSLITFYNNFGGIVDAYQVFDEMSVRNVVSWSAMLNGFAKENELGMCLKLYKGMMGLGLKVNEFVFTSLLSVCMGSGCFGHGRSIHCQIIVMGFESYVQVANAILSMYSKCGEVKDAMCIFDNTKSKDLVSWNSMICGYGQQGHAIQAIELFEDMKKQEVRPDSITFLGVLSSCRHAGFVKEGMSYFNSMVDYGVKPEVDHYSCIVDLLGRARLLEEAREFIKKMPIRPNGVIWGSLLMSCRLQGNFRLGIEAAENRLALEPWSTSTHLQLINLYARLGYWDQAARMQKLMKDNGLKRDPGYSWIEISNQVFQFTAEDISMGHIKSIASLVDVLVDHMRSFGVEETDSGEIVM
- the LOC125871867 gene encoding pathogenesis-related leaf protein 4-like; protein product: MGLFENTLFLICFMILAIFHSCDAQNSPQDYLAVHNNARAQVGVGPMSWDDALATKAQKYADSRRGDCNLIHSGSGENLAKGSGDFTGRSASELWVAEKPNYNYDTNKCASGKVCGHYTQVVWRTSVRLGCGRARCNNGWWFICCNYVPSGNIVGRRPY